A DNA window from Drosophila pseudoobscura strain MV-25-SWS-2005 chromosome 2, UCI_Dpse_MV25, whole genome shotgun sequence contains the following coding sequences:
- the beat-Va gene encoding uncharacterized protein beat-Va: MDYGWLLFLFIAHLIDYSSVSALFVTDISVPEIVDFRDNVTLSCSYDMRGHTLNSVKWYKDHEEFFRYSPLASPIYMTFGVPGLQVLDGKYLCNESSCRLDLSLQGARSTGLYKCEVSGDAPHFKLADKADNMTVAALPQSDPLIESFNSMYRMEEFLSATCSSDYSSLPTRLTWYINGEQPLLGELQPTIDTSIPAHDYVLRRQRLQVHFYLQGQRFYQAGKILELKCVAEIENYPELRRETSLSASLSQFDNLNNQMLIHAGTNSGAAQRSRAWATTSLISAWLVTLFLALCFRRPS, translated from the exons ATGGATTACGgctggctgctgtttctgttcaTCGCGCATTTAATTG ATTATTCAAGCGTCTCGGCCCTGTTTGTTACGGACATAAGTGTGCCAGAAATAGTGGACTTTCGGGACAACGTGACGCTCTCCTGCAGCTATGACATGCGAGGACACACCCTGAACTCTGTCAAATGGTACAAGGATCACGAGGAGTTCTTCAG GTATTCTCCGCTGGCCAGTCCGATCTATATGACCTTTGGCGTGCCCGGCCTGCAAGTGCTCGACGGCAAGTATCTGTGCAACGAGTCTAGCTGCAGATTGGACCTAAGCCTTCAGGGTGCCCGGTCGACGGGCTTGTACAAGTGTGAGGTCAGCGGCGATGCACCTCACTTCAAGCTGGCGGACAAGGCAGACAACATGACGGTGGCAG CCCTGCCCCAGAGCGACCCGCTAATCGAGAGCTTCAACTCGATGTACCGCATGGAGGAGTTCCTGAGTGCCACGTGCTCCTCGGACTACTCCAGCCTACCCACCCGGCTCACCTGGTACATCAACGGCGAGCAG CCTCTGCTGGGCGAGCTGCAGCCCACCATCGACACCAGCATCCCGGCTCACGACTATGTGCTGCGTCGCCAGCGGCTGCAGGTGCACTTTTATCTGCAGGGACAGCGCTTCTACCAGGCTGGAAAAATCCTCGAGCTGAAGTGCGTCGCGGAAATTGAGAATTATCCGGAGCTGCGGCGGGAAACGTCACTCAGCGCCTCACTTTCGCAGTTCGATAATTTGAACAATCAAATGCTGATACATGCGGGCACCA ATTCTGGGGCCGCACAAAGGAGCCGCGCCTGGGCCACGACCTCGCTAATTTCCGCCTGGCTGGTGACACTTTTTCTCGCACTGTGCTTTCGACGCCCCTCATGA